The nucleotide window tttcgTTACAATATGGAAACAAGGTCAGAGAAGTCACAATAtttttatctgcatacttgttctgagTGAATACtaatttttacacatgaattcTCTCCCTGTCTATTAGTTATGCACAACAAACAGCTTCCCTTTCTATCTATATACCCATATAGAATGTGTTGCTCCCATTTAGAGATCTTTATGAATTATatatgtcaattaaaaaaaaaaaaaaacatcatgcaaCAGTAGAGAACAGAATGCATTTCGGTCCCATACCTGGTTTTTGCGATGTCGACGGGCATAGAGGCAGCTGTGGTGACCAGCCCGCTTATCATACTGGCACAGAAATGACAGAGAATATCATCACGGAAATATCCTGCAGGAAATAAACATGATGATTCTTACAGAGCTGTAACATTAGCTAGATATGAATTTTACAAGTTGCAGGGATCTATATGGCTCCTTTTTGGTGTATCAATAACACTGCACCCACTTAGCTAACAAATAACTAAGGCATGCCCTGAAGAGAAGGGGAATCAATATTGCCCATTGATTTACACCGTCTACATGCATGTAACTGTTAGAGACAAGTGTCTGTAcgcaaaataattatatatgaaaaGGGTCTTCCTGAAAGTTACTATAGTGGGGATATGGGCAGTTCAGATGTAAATTGTTCTATAATGGGGTTCCTCACCGGAATCAAGTAAGAACTGCTTGGATTGGGAGTAGGATGCCAGTTGTGCAGCATTTACAACAACAGCACGAGCCATGGTAGGTATACAGCCctgaaagaaaacacaataagTCTCTAGATAACACTTGATTTATACAAACATGTACACAGTGCTTCACCATGATACgtgaacatatattttattttttattaaaatgtatttattttgcacacaCATGCAATACATATAATGCTATGCCATGACCTCTACACACAATTTACATACTACTACACCATAACCTTTACACACAATACTTATACTGCTACCCCATGATCtttacacacacattatacatactGCTACACCATAACCTTTAAACATTATATACATACTGCTATGCCATGACCTCTACACACACAATACATTCATCGTTACACCCTGACCtatataaacacacaaacacTTACCTACACTGTGAACTGTGTACACAAATACATATTCTGCTACTTACCCGCCACAGTGTGGTGATCCCTTCCTCTCTACTCATTCTCACAAGGGCATTAAACACATTGGTGTATCCTCGTTTCTGGTCAGGAGGTAACCTGGACAAAAATAATTACCcaattcaggttaaaaaaaaaaatcacagcacaaCTCAGTGCATTTTGATCACCATGTAAATATAGTGACTTATAACCTACAGTGACTTATAAACTACAGATAACCCCCGACCCTTTGCattctgcttccccacctcttagattgtaagctcttcgtggcctctcttcctcctgtcatccgtcacggtctgtatctgtcatttgcaacacctatttattgtacagcaatatgttggcactatataaatcacagggttctccccaggcccttttagctgggtgcaccacccagcacttttcagcacccacccggctgtttttgggtggttactaaacagtttggtcacaatacaggggctgctacccacctacaatttcttcccacccggcttaaaaaaaattctgggttgagcactgaatgaTAATAATAAGCAATGCTCTCTGTATGCCTGTGAAGGTTTATTCTCAAATTCCGAGAGCCCAACTACACAAATAAATTACAGTGCACACATTAACCTTAGCTGGCACTCCAACTCCAGTTTGTCCCATGAAGAAGAAAATGGTGCTCCTATGGTAGCTGGGGCAGGACCCAAACCAACATAGGGAAACCCGGCTAGGGTTATTGCATGTACTTTAAGGCATCGGAGTGCATCAATGTAGCACTGGCccctaaacaaaataaacatttcaagcaaacCTGTCAGGTAAAGCAGCAATAAGTTCACTGAAATGGTATTTGCTCAGAGCCCGTGTCTTATACCTCCTGCCCTCTGTTCCAGTGCTGCCATTTTCAACAATCACTTTTGTGAGTGTCAGATACCTGCGTTCTTTGGCAGGTGACAGGCTTCCTTCCTGCAACCCCTACTTCACTGTTGTGCTTTGTACTGACATAAGGTTTGATATAAACACCTACATTCTGCAATGGAGGGGGAGAGGACATTGCATAACGCTGAGAAAGTTATAGAACAGATACAAAGAGACGACAGTAATCATGAAAGGTTGAAAAGGAATTCTTTCAGGGAATTCTCAGCTGCATCCTATTAGAACCTGAAAGAGTTGCTTTAACAGACGAGCAGAATCTAATCTGGAACAAGTGAACCgtcagtatttaaaacatttagtcaCGCATAAATCATTAAGTTAGTTTAGTTATAACATGCAGGGTTTGGCTTACATTTATATTCAGTAGCAAGGTTATGGTCTTTAACGTAATTATGTCTCTTAAAGATTAACTTGTCTAGTCTGTCTTCAGTAAACAGTCAGTCATTGCAGAGGAGACTTGTGGGACGTTAGGAGAGTCGGATTTACAAATGCTAAACAATAACAAAGGTATCTATATGGTGGGGCGGCACAAGCTATGGTTAGGCTGAACTTTTCTTTAGCATTGTTGGGGTCCTGAATTTGCAATAATCGATCTATATGTAAACTGGCTCCCTCCATTTATGAGGGCCAAGACTTCTGTAGTTTAGTCTCCCTACTTTCAACTAACTGATCGctagcataacaaaaaaaaaaaaaagtcacctagAACCACAGTTGTGTTTCTTTCCATTTCCTCCATTCAAAGGAAATGAGGTCTTCCTACAGAGCCCTACGTTACTACCCATGTACCAAGGGCATTTCCAACTGGCTGTCCAGAGGTCCTTTTAGGAAAACAAAGAGGAGTCTGCAAAAGTAACTTCAACATAGGGAGACTGTGCAGGACAGGCCAATCTGTCGTGCCAAATTACCCAGGAACAGCCGCAGTCAGCAGACTTGGGTGAACATATTGTTCTTCACAAGTTAAGACAAAAAGGTGTATAATGAGATAGATTGGGTGGTAGGGGGTAGATTATTGGAAACTGGTGTATGTATGCATTCTTTGGTACAGATTCTGTACACCAGTCCCACAGATGACTACAAACGGAGAAGGTTAAATGTTGTACCTGATACCATTTCTGGGGTTCAGAAAACTTGTCACACTTTATGTCACCCCATAAGTAATTACACTGAGATTCCTTGCAAACAATAAGCAGATTATACCTTCCATCTGCTGTCATTCTGATAAGAGCTACTTCTGCTGGCGTGCCCACAAAGGCTCCAGTAGCTCCCGCTGTCATCCCAATAGCGGCCTTCATAAAAAAATTAGGTGGTGTGCCATCAGCCTTTGTCAGCTTCTCAAACAAGATCGTATAAATACCAAGACGTGTGGTGGTGTAGGTTGCCTGGCGGAGAAGACCAGCGGATAACCTGTGGGATACAGAACATGCACAGAATGTTACAAGTCAGTTCATCCTCCTGCAGGTGACAAAAGGGAAGCAGGGCGATGGAAGGGacctatgagtctgtcctcctcctgcagggtgacacggacagaagggagctatgagtctgtcctcctcctgcagggtaacacagacagaagggagctatgattctgtcctcctcctgcagggtgacacagacagaagggggctatgagtctgtcctcctcctgcagggtgacacagacagaagagggacctatgagtctgtcctcctcctgcagggtgacacagacagaagggggNNNNNNNNNNNNNNNNNNNNNNNNNNNNNNNNNNNNNNNNNNNNNNNNNNNNNNNNNNNNNNNNNNNNNNNNNNNNNNNNNNNNNNNNNNNNNNNNNNNNNNNNNNNNNNNNNNNNNNNNNNNNNNNNNNNNNNNNNNNNNNNNNNNNNNNNNNNNNNNNNNNNNNNNNNNNNNNNNNNNNNNNNNNNNNNNNNNNNNNNNNNNNNNNNNNNNNNNNNNNNNNNNNNNNNNNNNNNNNNNNNNNNNNNNNNNNNNNNNNNNNNNNNNNNNNNNNNNNNNNNNNNNNNNNNNNNNNNNNNNNNNNNNNNNNNNNNNNNNNNNNNNNNNNNNNNNNNNNNNNNNNNNNNNNNNNNNNNNNNNNNNNNNNNNNNNNNNNNNNNNNNNNNNNNNNNNNNNNNNNNNNNNNNNNNNNNNNNNNNNNNNNNNNNNNNNNNNNNNNNNNNNNNNNNNNNNNNNNNNNNNNNNNNNNNNNNNNNNNNNNNNNNNNNNNNNNNNNNNNNNNNNNNNNNNNNNNNNNNNNNNNNNNNNNNNNNNNNNNNNNNNNNNNNNNNNNNNNNNNNNNNgcagggtgacacagacagaagggggagctatgagtctgtcctcctcctgcagggtgacacagacagaagggagctatgagtctgtcctcctcctgcagggtgacacagacagaagggagctatgagtctgtcctcctcctgcagggtgacacagatgGAAGGGAACTATGATACTGTCCCTCCCCTTGCAGGGTGACACTTTAAAAACACTAATCACAATTCTCACCCTGTATAGATGCCTCGCACTCCCTCGTTTTTCAGGATGCTGCTGACAGCATGAAAACTGGTTTTGTATTCCCTGGTTTTGGCTCCTTCTCCACTCAGCTGCATTCGATTTTTCACCAGATCCAGCGGCTGAACGAAAACTGTGGCCCCCATTCTAAAACAGACAACAGGAACATATAATGTTTCCAAAACATCAGTCATGTAATACACTGAATAAGTTAATGGAATCAAAATCAGAAATGaaacctaaattacattttttgtgcaatgtgtcAATAAAGTTACACTTTCTACAAATTTTTCTTGGAAAGCTCTTATGTGACCCCGCAAAGTGTCCTCTACACCTGATGCCATCTATGACCCATGTCCTCTGACCTATAGCAGGTGCCTGAGCAATAGGTGGTCATCAACCCCTAGGACCTCATTAAT belongs to Pyxicephalus adspersus chromosome 2, UCB_Pads_2.0, whole genome shotgun sequence and includes:
- the SLC25A11 gene encoding mitochondrial 2-oxoglutarate/malate carrier protein, with the translated sequence MAERKTSPKAIKFLFGGLAGMGATVFVQPLDLVKNRMQLSGEGAKTREYKTSFHAVSSILKNEGVRGIYTGLSAGLLRQATYTTTRLGIYTILFEKLTKADGTPPNFFMKAAIGMTAGATGAFVGTPAEVALIRMTADGRLPPDQKRGYTNVFNALVRMSREEGITTLWRGCIPTMARAVVVNAAQLASYSQSKQFLLDSGYFRDDILCHFCASMISGLVTTAASMPVDIAKTRIQNMRMIDGKPEYRNGLDVLMKVVRYEGFFSLWKGFTPYYARLGPHTVLTFIFLEQMNKYYKKFFLSG